Below is a window of Halobaculum lipolyticum DNA.
TCGTCCCGGAGCGCCGCCAACGCGCGGACGGACACCTCGGCGGAGCCGTGCGTCCGGTCGGCCGCGACCGTCTCCGCGGTCGGCCCGACAGCGCGGTAGGCGTCCCACAGCCGCGGCACCGTCTCGCGCGCCAGCATCGCCGGCGGCCGGACCCACTCGGTCGCGGCCAGTTCCGCGTTCGGCGTCGCCGCGCGGGTCGCGCAGTCGAACAGGAACGGGTGGACGGTGAACGACCCCTCGGCGTCGTCGACGGCGACCGGGTCGCCCCGGCGGACGAGCGTCAACTGCTCCTCGCCGATGCCGGTCTCCTCGCGGACCTCGCGGCGCGCGTCGGCGAGCGGGTCGTCCGCGTCGCCCTCGACGGAGCCGGAGACGCCGCCCCAGCGACCGGGGTAGGTGCCGGCCGTGTCGCTCCGGCGGACGAGCAGCACCTCGCCGCGGTTCCGGAGGAACGCGGTGACGACGTGTGCCATAGCGGTGGTTCGCGGCTCGGGAACTTCGACGTGCCGGCGCTCCCGGCGCGATCGACCGACCGACCGTCCCGCCCCGAACACCGGACACGTGTACCACCACCGGCGCGCTTTTGCGGGCGACGGCCGCAGACGCGGTATGGAACTGTTCGCCGTCCCCGACGTGCCCGAGATCCGGGAGGGGGACGACCTCGCGGCGCTGATCCGCGACCGGGTCGACCTGCGACCCGACGACGTGGTGTGTGTCGCCTCGACGGTGGTCTCGAAGGCCGAGGGCCGCGCCGCCGACCTCGTCGACTTCCCCGCCGGTCCCCGCGCCCGCGAGGTCGCCGCCCGGCTCTCGGAGATCTCGGGCGACGAGAAGGACCCCCGCTTCGCGCAGGCCGTGTTGGAGGAGTCGACCGAGGTGATCATGGACGCCCCGTTCCTGCTCACCGAGACGCGCTTCGGCCACGTCGGCGTCAACGCCGGCATCGACCGCTCGAACGTCCCCGACCACGACCTGCTCCTCCTGCCGAAACGCCCCTCGGAGTCCGCCGAGCGCATCCGCGCCGAGGTTCCGGCCGACCGCGTGCTCGTCACCGACACCTGCGGGCGCCCGTTCCGCCACGGGCAGCGCGGCGTCGCCATCGGCTGGGCCGGCATGGCGCCCGCACGCGACTGGCGCGGCGAGGGCGACCGCGACGGCCGCGAACTCGGTGTGACCGTCGAGAACGTCGCCGACGAACTCGCCGCGGCCGCGAACCTCGTCGCCGGCGAGGGCGACGACGGGACGCCG
It encodes the following:
- a CDS encoding coenzyme F420-0:L-glutamate ligase, coding for MELFAVPDVPEIREGDDLAALIRDRVDLRPDDVVCVASTVVSKAEGRAADLVDFPAGPRAREVAARLSEISGDEKDPRFAQAVLEESTEVIMDAPFLLTETRFGHVGVNAGIDRSNVPDHDLLLLPKRPSESAERIRAEVPADRVLVTDTCGRPFRHGQRGVAIGWAGMAPARDWRGEGDRDGRELGVTVENVADELAAAANLVAGEGDDGTPVVVVRDFEWGDHGESDAHFRDVDGDLIRQAVRGWSFDG